The Gemmatimonadota bacterium genome window below encodes:
- a CDS encoding ABC transporter permease, whose amino-acid sequence MMPGNQINISLRHMSRYRGYTAINVLGLAVGLVCAILIFLYVRYELSYDRYHEKADRIYRVTLNDSARSPRELSPMLQADFPEIQHYARMLPTIGTWIMKYEDRVYYEKNVYWVNSGMFDVFTLPFVQGDPDHALEAPYTVVITEDTARKYFGDEDPMGKTIIADNGYMLLTVTGVIENFPENAHFQADLLISLASGYDKFGWSGYPEVWYTTLFYNYIVLPEGHPPEETQRKLPGFVERHVDASYLENLARYELTLQPLTDIHLYSHLEHEHGANTDVTYVYILIAIGLFILVIASVNYVNLSTAQFVHRAREIAMRKILGASRGQLIRQCLGESVLMTILALLIALLAIYFIGPYFDALLGQPIASAHALHPLWWLALPAVAILIGLLSGGYPALVFSSVRAIPGLKEGRPYLPGGAWSRKILVVFQFAISTALIIGTGLLFSQLDFVQHKKLGFEKDQVIVIPTVEQVAVNYQPWKDVLLQYPGVDGVSQAITLPGLFGTIGRSSSGTMQRVEDPDHVRHDVQGFQASVDFVETMGMELLAGRSHRGAFRNDTEWENIVINEAALRVLGWETPKEAIGQQIRFASGYTHTVVGVIRDFHFRTLHLPIEPLVLFHGTGLHLVVRIQPEDIRSTLEYIEEAWSDFFPDFPFAYTFLDEDIDRLYRNEMRIGYFFGVFALVAVFLTCLGLVALVSFTVERRTREIGIRKALGATVRRLLAMLSAEFVGLVLVANIVAWPSAWLIMGRWLENFAYREEFGWGIFFASGGAALIITMMTIGYHVIRAALTNPAEVLRSE is encoded by the coding sequence ATGATGCCAGGGAACCAGATCAACATATCCCTGCGGCACATGAGCCGGTACAGGGGTTACACGGCCATAAACGTCCTCGGCTTGGCCGTCGGCCTGGTATGCGCCATCCTGATCTTCCTGTACGTGCGCTACGAACTTAGCTACGACCGCTACCACGAAAAGGCCGACCGCATTTACCGGGTAACGCTCAACGACAGCGCTCGGTCTCCCCGTGAACTGTCTCCGATGCTCCAGGCCGACTTCCCCGAAATCCAGCACTACGCCCGGATGCTTCCCACGATAGGCACCTGGATCATGAAGTATGAAGACCGGGTTTACTATGAAAAGAACGTGTACTGGGTCAACAGCGGGATGTTCGACGTCTTTACCCTGCCCTTCGTCCAGGGCGATCCGGATCACGCCCTCGAAGCGCCTTACACCGTGGTGATCACCGAGGATACGGCCCGGAAGTACTTCGGCGATGAAGATCCCATGGGGAAGACGATCATCGCCGACAACGGCTACATGCTGCTGACCGTCACCGGCGTCATTGAAAACTTCCCGGAAAACGCCCATTTCCAAGCCGATCTGCTGATTTCGCTGGCATCCGGTTACGACAAATTCGGCTGGAGCGGGTATCCCGAAGTGTGGTACACCACCCTTTTCTACAATTACATCGTGTTGCCGGAGGGCCATCCGCCGGAGGAGACCCAGCGGAAACTGCCCGGTTTCGTGGAGAGACACGTCGACGCGAGTTACCTGGAAAACCTCGCCCGTTACGAATTGACGCTGCAACCCCTCACCGACATCCATCTTTACTCCCATCTCGAGCACGAGCACGGCGCCAACACCGATGTCACCTACGTGTACATCCTGATCGCCATCGGGCTGTTCATCCTGGTCATCGCCTCGGTGAATTATGTAAACCTCTCCACGGCACAGTTCGTGCACCGTGCCCGCGAGATCGCCATGCGCAAGATACTCGGGGCGTCCCGGGGACAGTTGATCCGGCAGTGCCTGGGGGAATCGGTCCTGATGACCATCCTGGCCCTGTTAATCGCCCTCCTGGCCATCTATTTCATTGGCCCGTATTTCGACGCCCTGCTGGGCCAGCCGATAGCCTCGGCCCATGCGCTGCACCCCCTGTGGTGGCTCGCCCTGCCGGCCGTCGCGATCCTCATCGGACTCCTTTCGGGCGGATACCCGGCCCTCGTGTTTTCCTCCGTGCGGGCCATTCCTGGGCTCAAGGAAGGTCGGCCTTACCTGCCGGGCGGTGCGTGGTCCAGGAAGATCCTGGTCGTTTTTCAGTTCGCCATTTCCACCGCGCTGATCATCGGCACCGGCCTCCTGTTCAGTCAGTTGGACTTCGTTCAGCACAAGAAGCTGGGCTTCGAGAAGGACCAGGTGATCGTAATTCCGACGGTCGAGCAAGTGGCGGTCAACTACCAGCCGTGGAAAGACGTCCTGCTGCAGTACCCCGGTGTGGACGGCGTGAGCCAGGCCATAACCCTGCCCGGACTGTTCGGCACCATCGGCCGGTCGTCGTCGGGCACGATGCAGCGCGTCGAGGACCCGGACCACGTAAGGCATGACGTCCAGGGTTTCCAGGCCTCCGTGGACTTCGTAGAGACGATGGGCATGGAATTGCTCGCAGGCCGGTCCCATCGCGGGGCATTCAGAAACGACACGGAATGGGAAAACATCGTGATCAACGAGGCGGCGCTGCGTGTCCTGGGCTGGGAAACACCCAAAGAGGCCATCGGGCAACAGATCCGTTTCGCCAGTGGATACACGCACACGGTGGTCGGCGTAATCCGGGACTTCCACTTCAGGACGCTTCACCTGCCCATCGAGCCGCTCGTACTCTTTCACGGCACCGGCCTGCACCTGGTGGTCCGGATCCAACCGGAAGATATCAGGAGCACCCTGGAATACATCGAAGAGGCATGGTCGGATTTCTTCCCCGATTTCCCCTTTGCCTATACGTTTCTCGACGAAGACATCGACCGTCTGTACCGGAATGAAATGCGTATCGGCTACTTCTTCGGCGTGTTTGCCCTTGTGGCGGTTTTCCTGACCTGCCTGGGTCTCGTCGCGCTGGTTTCATTCACGGTCGAACGGCGCACTCGGGAGATCGGCATCCGCAAGGCGCTGGGCGCTACCGTGCGCCGTCTGCTCGCCATGCTGTCCGCCGAATTCGTCGGCCTGGTGCTCGTGGCCAACATCGTGGCCTGGCCGTCGGCCTGGCTGATCATGGGGCGCTGGCTGGAGAACTTCGCCTACCGCGAGGAATTCGGATGGGGTATCTTTTTCGCGTCCGGCGGGGCAGCCCTGATCATCACGATGATGACGATCGGATACCATGTGATCAGGGCCGCGCTTACCAATCCCGCGGAAGTGCTGCGCAGTGAGTGA
- a CDS encoding site-specific DNA-methyltransferase: protein MGQTSQREPVLGEVDGLEEDDYTDLSASTDDRIANELHRLSHADEDYWAFRGRAARGQSQGLTQYPAMMVPGMQAVLIKVVTGVDRRVTRVFDPFAGSGTTLVESMRLGLNYEGQDINPLAVLLCRTKAGPFHVHRLENIAKEVVERASADRGSKIEAEFPGLNKWFCAVAINQLSRIRRAIRYVDHGWCRRVLWTGLAETVRLTSNSRTSTFKLHVRNKVDIESRNVNPLETFATVVSDMTTRLNEEAEVLRESRRLTTNGYYRGDLEIRLCDSTKLRPGARLQDLLITSPPYGDNTTTVPYGQYSYLPLQWIDLEDIDEGAHACCLRTTHEIDTQSLGGLRRKAVQEAKHLLEISPSLKHTLSRLEAFPPDRGKRVAAFCRDLDRALRSAVAVLRSGAYLIWTIGNRRVGGEPIPTDAILEELLVAKGCRPVTKLERKIPSKRMATRNSIANTMRAEAILVFRKA from the coding sequence GTGGGTCAAACGAGTCAGCGCGAACCGGTGCTCGGTGAGGTGGACGGACTGGAAGAAGATGATTACACCGACTTGAGTGCTTCGACCGACGACAGAATTGCCAACGAACTCCACCGATTGTCCCATGCAGACGAGGACTACTGGGCATTCAGGGGGCGGGCGGCACGGGGACAAAGCCAGGGCTTGACGCAGTACCCCGCGATGATGGTACCTGGAATGCAGGCTGTGCTTATCAAGGTCGTGACGGGGGTCGATAGGCGAGTGACGCGAGTGTTTGACCCGTTCGCCGGTTCTGGAACCACGCTAGTTGAAAGTATGCGCCTAGGGTTGAATTATGAGGGACAAGACATCAACCCTCTTGCGGTGCTGTTGTGCCGGACGAAGGCAGGGCCATTCCACGTCCATAGACTTGAGAACATCGCCAAGGAGGTTGTCGAACGCGCGAGTGCGGATCGAGGCAGTAAGATTGAGGCGGAGTTCCCAGGTTTGAATAAGTGGTTCTGCGCGGTCGCCATTAACCAACTTTCTCGCATTCGTCGAGCGATACGCTACGTAGATCACGGTTGGTGTCGCCGCGTGCTTTGGACCGGTCTTGCGGAGACGGTCAGGCTGACGAGCAACTCGCGCACCTCCACATTCAAGTTACATGTCCGGAATAAAGTAGATATAGAGTCTCGAAATGTCAATCCGCTAGAAACCTTCGCTACGGTCGTATCCGACATGACTACGCGCCTTAACGAAGAGGCGGAAGTTTTACGGGAATCCAGACGCTTGACCACCAACGGGTATTATCGGGGCGATCTGGAGATTCGATTGTGTGATTCGACGAAGTTGAGGCCCGGCGCGCGTCTACAAGACCTGTTAATCACATCGCCGCCTTATGGAGACAATACGACGACTGTGCCATATGGTCAGTACTCCTACCTCCCACTTCAGTGGATAGATTTGGAGGATATCGACGAGGGTGCCCACGCCTGCTGCCTTCGTACTACCCATGAGATCGACACACAGAGTCTGGGTGGGTTGCGGAGGAAGGCAGTTCAAGAGGCCAAGCATTTGCTTGAAATCAGCCCGAGTCTAAAGCACACGTTGAGCAGACTTGAAGCGTTTCCACCAGACAGAGGGAAGCGAGTTGCTGCTTTTTGTCGTGACCTGGACCGTGCTCTTCGGTCTGCTGTCGCCGTGCTCAGATCTGGAGCGTATTTGATCTGGACAATCGGAAATAGACGGGTCGGCGGTGAGCCGATTCCGACCGACGCCATACTTGAGGAATTGCTTGTGGCCAAAGGGTGTCGTCCAGTGACGAAATTGGAGCGGAAAATCCCGAGTAAGAGGATGGCGACGAGGAACTCCATCGCGAACACGATGCGTGCGGAGGCGATCCTCGTGTTTAGGAAGGCATAG
- a CDS encoding Fic family protein: MAKPNEKLAASLIRLENLQKGGRRVFRSIELTRVHRERLLRNGYLQQVMKGWLISSSPNAHPGDTTSWFASFWAFCVSYCTARFGEAWHLAPELSLLLHAGKTVIPRQVVIYAPKGANNTVQLPFGTSLYNLKQEDTRAEEDVTTRDGLRILVPEAALIKVPKAFFVRYPVEARIALSGVRDAADVLGRLLDGGHSAVAGRLAGAFRRIGLAAIADEILKVMKSAGYDVRESDPFEPAQAFSALKGTKEPIARRLQSLWETFREPVIAAFPKSPEPPSNPKAYLAFVDGIYCDDAYHSLSIEGYRVTPSLIERVRSGNWDPDDNEADRRSQDALAARGYWQAFQLVREAVGEVIADANPGDLVRNTHRDWYRGLFQPFVAAGLFSSSVLSGYRNEAVFLRGSRHVPPRDEAVSDAMPALFGLLEEETVPSVRAVLGHWLFGYIHPYPDGNGRMARFVMNVLLASGGYPWTVIRVQDRTAYLAALESASTDQDIKPFARFVAEQVTRSRGADGVVRHKSGSKY, encoded by the coding sequence ATGGCCAAACCCAACGAAAAACTCGCCGCGTCGCTGATACGACTCGAAAACCTCCAGAAAGGAGGAAGACGGGTTTTTCGCTCCATCGAACTTACGCGCGTCCACCGCGAACGCCTGCTTCGAAACGGCTACCTGCAGCAGGTCATGAAGGGCTGGCTGATCTCGTCCAGCCCCAATGCCCATCCGGGTGACACGACTTCGTGGTTTGCTTCATTCTGGGCATTCTGCGTTTCCTACTGCACGGCGCGGTTCGGCGAAGCCTGGCATCTTGCCCCCGAGCTGTCCCTGTTGCTTCATGCTGGAAAAACAGTTATCCCTCGACAGGTTGTCATCTATGCGCCCAAAGGCGCCAACAATACAGTCCAACTACCATTCGGTACGTCGCTCTACAATCTCAAGCAAGAGGACACGCGGGCCGAAGAGGACGTAACGACGCGGGACGGTCTGAGGATCCTTGTACCCGAAGCTGCCCTCATCAAGGTCCCTAAAGCGTTCTTTGTCCGCTACCCGGTTGAAGCCCGAATCGCACTTTCCGGCGTACGCGATGCGGCCGACGTACTGGGCCGCCTTCTCGACGGCGGCCATTCAGCCGTTGCCGGTCGGCTTGCCGGGGCCTTCCGCCGGATCGGCCTGGCAGCAATAGCCGACGAGATTCTCAAAGTTATGAAAAGCGCCGGTTACGATGTGCGCGAGTCCGACCCATTTGAGCCAGCGCAGGCATTCAGTGCGTTAAAAGGGACCAAAGAGCCGATTGCCAGGCGACTGCAATCCTTGTGGGAGACTTTTCGGGAGCCGGTAATTGCGGCGTTCCCGAAGTCTCCTGAACCACCTTCGAACCCAAAAGCCTATCTGGCTTTTGTCGATGGCATCTACTGCGACGACGCTTACCATTCGCTATCGATTGAGGGGTACCGCGTGACACCGAGCCTGATTGAACGGGTGCGCTCGGGCAACTGGGATCCAGATGACAATGAAGCTGACCGGAGAAGCCAGGATGCGCTTGCCGCGCGCGGTTACTGGCAGGCCTTTCAACTGGTTCGAGAGGCGGTCGGTGAAGTGATCGCCGATGCCAATCCAGGCGACTTGGTCCGTAACACTCACCGGGACTGGTATCGCGGGTTGTTCCAGCCTTTCGTTGCCGCTGGGCTGTTCTCGAGTTCGGTTCTTTCCGGCTATCGCAACGAAGCCGTATTTCTACGAGGTTCACGCCATGTACCGCCACGTGACGAGGCGGTCAGCGACGCCATGCCGGCCTTGTTCGGCTTGCTTGAGGAGGAAACTGTGCCCTCAGTACGCGCCGTGCTGGGACACTGGCTGTTTGGCTACATCCATCCCTATCCTGACGGCAACGGGCGTATGGCGCGGTTTGTAATGAACGTCTTGTTGGCCTCGGGCGGTTACCCGTGGACGGTCATTCGCGTCCAGGATCGCACCGCCTATCTTGCCGCGCTCGAAAGCGCGAGTACTGATCAGGATATCAAGCCATTTGCGCGGTTTGTGGCGGAGCAGGTCACGCGGTCCAGAGGAGCAGATGGGGTAGTTCGGCACAAGTCTGGCTCGAAATACTAA
- a CDS encoding ATP-binding protein, which translates to MAEERFQPRFDINAAVVFRLGEELITDVVQALVELVKNSYDADATWVNVTIDTRAENKLGRGYSDAAGSILVEDNGNGMDEETIRRGWLTIANSPKREQKDAGRETLRGRTPIGDKGLGRLGSQRLAHNVEIITQSRKQPNIEQYIAFSWKDFRDTTNLGEVPVQFERNNVCGKQHGTKLILSGLREREMWQASEHVLDLQRKLSGMLSPFEEADDFHVHLEVDGKTLELAEIAKKVREAALLKYVFKFDGQVLDISGTARLKFFQPSGKDNEQLFKSLCLVDSGEALFEFFTSRTGKGRPRHFVRSEREGWFVEFRTQRSLDDLDRIRRVTKSAVSPGPFRGEVDAVSLESSEFKDDAVSRQSEYRELVKDLAGIRVYRDGFGIRVGEDWLGLGKQQTEATSYYGLRPGNVLGFVAISARDNPDLKETTSREGFLVTPHYENFFALLTEFIRFAGDAQNYFRRGVLSFLNAHRDQQAGVTPEEPHSAVTQRIDRIAGKLSLEKTKVQQRTGSLTKATAGAAKMLGAVRNELDKRLIAGSPESSALESLEAELSTVSNEVMREEELLDEVSSALDEATELKAMKDVLDRRWEALNEQLSAMYESISLGLTAEALSHEIHNIADRLARKSSVLIREMEGRARRALMIAFIEEVRSSVAAMRKQLAHLTPSLRYLRERRERIDTVAFFNEFGGFYEERLAQNVIKLDVQTQSNGFAVYMNKGKLTQVFDNLVLNAEYWLKEAIRAGLVETGEIKIVVAEPYVRVADNGAGVDESVEDSLFEPFVTMKRTGEGRGLGLYVCRQLLDSESCDLVLLADRNERGRRYVFELDLSGATGE; encoded by the coding sequence TTGGCAGAAGAACGCTTTCAACCTCGATTCGACATCAACGCGGCAGTAGTCTTTCGACTTGGCGAGGAACTCATTACGGACGTCGTTCAGGCGCTCGTGGAGCTTGTGAAGAACAGCTACGACGCTGACGCCACTTGGGTGAACGTAACTATCGATACTCGCGCTGAGAACAAATTGGGACGGGGGTATTCTGACGCCGCAGGGTCGATTCTCGTCGAGGACAACGGCAATGGTATGGACGAGGAAACAATTCGGCGTGGCTGGCTCACCATCGCGAACTCTCCAAAACGAGAGCAGAAGGACGCAGGGCGAGAGACTCTTCGAGGACGAACACCCATAGGAGACAAAGGTCTAGGGCGGTTGGGTAGTCAAAGGCTGGCGCATAACGTCGAGATCATCACTCAGTCTCGCAAACAACCGAATATCGAGCAGTACATCGCCTTCTCTTGGAAGGACTTCCGCGACACGACCAACCTAGGCGAGGTGCCAGTCCAGTTCGAGCGAAACAACGTGTGCGGCAAGCAGCACGGGACAAAGCTCATTCTGTCGGGTCTCCGTGAACGCGAAATGTGGCAGGCAAGTGAGCATGTATTGGACCTTCAGCGAAAACTATCGGGAATGCTCTCCCCATTCGAAGAAGCGGACGATTTCCACGTGCACTTGGAAGTCGACGGAAAGACTCTGGAGCTTGCGGAAATCGCGAAGAAAGTGCGCGAAGCAGCACTGCTGAAGTACGTATTCAAGTTCGACGGACAAGTCTTAGATATATCGGGCACTGCGCGGCTGAAGTTCTTCCAGCCAAGTGGTAAGGATAACGAGCAACTCTTCAAGTCACTTTGCTTAGTGGACAGCGGCGAGGCACTATTTGAGTTTTTTACCAGTAGGACAGGCAAGGGCCGACCAAGGCACTTTGTTCGCTCGGAACGCGAGGGATGGTTCGTCGAGTTTAGAACGCAGCGCTCGCTGGATGATCTGGACCGTATCAGGCGAGTCACGAAGTCGGCAGTAAGTCCAGGTCCTTTCCGGGGGGAGGTTGATGCTGTGTCGCTTGAAAGCTCCGAGTTCAAGGATGACGCGGTGAGCCGGCAATCCGAGTACCGGGAGCTGGTTAAGGACCTCGCCGGTATTCGAGTATACCGTGATGGGTTCGGTATCCGCGTCGGAGAAGATTGGCTGGGCTTGGGGAAGCAACAGACGGAAGCTACGTCCTATTACGGCCTGCGACCTGGAAACGTGTTGGGATTCGTTGCGATTAGTGCGCGGGATAACCCGGACCTCAAGGAGACTACGAGTCGGGAGGGGTTTCTGGTGACCCCTCACTACGAAAACTTTTTTGCACTGTTGACGGAGTTTATCAGGTTCGCGGGTGACGCTCAAAACTATTTCAGGCGCGGTGTACTTAGCTTCCTGAACGCACATCGTGACCAGCAAGCAGGGGTAACACCAGAAGAACCACACTCGGCGGTCACTCAGCGTATCGACCGCATCGCGGGAAAACTGTCGTTGGAAAAAACTAAGGTGCAGCAAAGAACCGGATCACTAACAAAAGCTACGGCAGGAGCTGCCAAGATGCTAGGTGCGGTACGTAACGAATTGGACAAGAGACTCATAGCAGGTTCTCCCGAGTCGAGTGCTCTTGAGAGCCTCGAAGCAGAACTTTCGACTGTGTCGAACGAAGTGATGAGAGAGGAGGAGTTGTTAGACGAGGTCTCTTCGGCTCTGGATGAAGCTACGGAACTTAAGGCGATGAAAGATGTTCTGGATCGACGCTGGGAGGCCTTAAACGAACAATTGTCCGCCATGTACGAGAGCATTAGCCTGGGTCTTACTGCTGAGGCGCTATCCCACGAGATACACAACATCGCAGATCGGCTCGCGAGAAAGAGTTCAGTATTGATACGGGAGATGGAAGGACGGGCCCGCAGGGCATTGATGATAGCGTTTATCGAGGAAGTTAGATCCAGTGTGGCCGCAATGCGTAAGCAACTCGCTCATCTTACTCCTTCCTTGCGCTATCTGCGCGAACGAAGGGAACGAATCGACACAGTCGCCTTCTTCAACGAGTTCGGAGGTTTCTACGAAGAGAGGCTGGCTCAGAACGTAATAAAGCTGGATGTGCAAACCCAATCTAACGGATTCGCGGTTTATATGAACAAGGGCAAGTTAACACAGGTGTTTGACAATTTGGTATTAAACGCGGAGTACTGGCTTAAGGAAGCGATTCGTGCTGGTTTGGTAGAAACGGGTGAGATAAAGATCGTCGTCGCCGAGCCCTACGTGCGGGTAGCGGACAATGGTGCAGGTGTGGACGAAAGTGTAGAGGACTCTCTGTTCGAGCCTTTTGTAACGATGAAGCGCACCGGGGAAGGTAGAGGATTGGGTCTGTATGTCTGCCGCCAACTTCTTGACTCGGAGTCCTGCGATCTTGTGCTTCTGGCAGATCGCAACGAACGCGGCAGGAGGTATGTATTCGAACTCGACCTGTCGGGAGCAACCGGTGAATAG
- a CDS encoding methyltransferase domain-containing protein, translating to MVDRMGDRMEDRLKSAQSWDPERYARNARFVADLGMPVVELLEPQPGERILDLGCGDGALTAKLVDMGCSVVGVDSSAEQIEAARKLGLEAQVTDGHALDFEGEFDAVFSNAALHWMGHPDEVIAGVHRALKPGGRFVAECGGHGCVDTIVHALTEALKRRGLWEEGVNPWYFPTDEEYRGRLTRQGFDVKYIALIPRPTPLPGDIGGWLETFAESFTSRVPTADRPGFLDEVRETMRPNLCDADGAWTADYIRLRFSAVKEG from the coding sequence ATGGTGGATCGAATGGGAGACCGGATGGAGGACCGGCTGAAATCCGCGCAATCCTGGGACCCGGAACGCTACGCGCGCAACGCCCGGTTTGTGGCCGACCTGGGTATGCCGGTGGTCGAGTTGCTGGAGCCGCAGCCGGGCGAACGCATCCTGGACCTGGGATGTGGCGACGGGGCGCTGACGGCGAAACTCGTCGATATGGGCTGCAGCGTCGTCGGCGTCGACAGCAGCGCGGAGCAGATCGAGGCGGCGCGAAAGCTGGGCCTCGAGGCCCAAGTCACGGACGGGCACGCGCTGGATTTCGAAGGTGAATTTGACGCGGTGTTCAGCAACGCCGCCCTTCACTGGATGGGCCATCCCGACGAGGTGATCGCGGGTGTGCACCGTGCGTTGAAACCCGGCGGCCGATTCGTGGCCGAATGCGGCGGACACGGGTGCGTGGACACCATTGTACACGCGCTTACGGAGGCTCTGAAGCGGCGCGGCCTCTGGGAGGAAGGCGTCAATCCCTGGTATTTCCCGACTGACGAGGAGTACAGGGGACGGCTTACGCGGCAAGGGTTCGACGTGAAGTACATCGCGCTCATCCCCCGGCCCACACCGCTGCCAGGCGACATCGGAGGCTGGCTGGAAACCTTTGCCGAAAGCTTCACGTCCCGGGTGCCGACCGCGGATCGCCCGGGGTTTCTGGACGAGGTCCGGGAAACCATGCGGCCCAACCTGTGCGATGCGGACGGCGCTTGGACGGCGGACTACATCCGGTTGAGGTTTTCGGCGGTGAAGGAGGGGTGA
- a CDS encoding NAD(P)/FAD-dependent oxidoreductase, giving the protein MKHVVIVGGGFAGLNAAKKLGGRADVRVTLVDRQNYHLFQPLLYQVAMAGLSPADIATPIRSVLARCRNISVLQGSVEGVDLQAGTVSADFGKLEYDYLLLCCGSIPSYFGHGDWEEHAPSLKTIPQATEVRRRLLSAFEAAERTDDPETRRQLLTFVVIGGGPTGVELAGAIGEMSRFTLARDFRNIDTRLTRVILIESGPRILSMFSEQQAARAARDLEKLGVQVWPNTLATDIDEHGVQAGPERIRSSTVLWAAGVRGVEVAVAAPTRGVELDGQHEQDGIETDRGGRVIVNEDLSIPGHPTVFVAGDQACFTHQTGSPLPGTAPVAIQQGRYVARLICRELAGKPRETFRFVDRGQMATIGRSRAVAEIGRLRFSGWFAWVTWLVVHVYFLVGFKNRLLVLLHWAWSYVTFRRGARLIVEREWRFGGLNHETRSAKDE; this is encoded by the coding sequence ATGAAACACGTCGTAATCGTGGGAGGCGGTTTCGCCGGCCTGAACGCAGCCAAGAAACTCGGCGGCCGGGCAGACGTCCGCGTAACGCTGGTCGACCGGCAGAACTACCACCTGTTCCAGCCGCTGCTCTACCAGGTGGCCATGGCCGGCCTGTCGCCCGCCGATATCGCCACGCCCATACGAAGCGTGCTTGCACGCTGCCGAAACATCTCGGTGCTGCAGGGATCGGTGGAAGGCGTCGACCTGCAGGCGGGGACCGTATCGGCAGATTTCGGAAAGCTCGAATATGATTACCTGCTGCTCTGCTGCGGGTCGATCCCGAGCTATTTCGGCCACGGGGACTGGGAGGAGCACGCGCCGAGCTTGAAGACGATTCCGCAGGCCACCGAGGTCCGTCGCCGGCTGCTGAGCGCCTTCGAAGCGGCGGAACGGACCGACGATCCCGAGACACGCCGGCAGCTATTGACCTTCGTAGTCATCGGCGGAGGCCCGACCGGCGTCGAGTTGGCGGGCGCCATTGGGGAGATGAGCCGATTCACGCTCGCCAGGGATTTCCGAAACATCGACACCCGCCTCACGCGAGTCATCCTGATCGAGTCGGGTCCGCGCATTCTCTCGATGTTCTCCGAGCAGCAGGCGGCGCGGGCGGCGCGGGACCTGGAAAAACTCGGCGTGCAGGTCTGGCCGAACACCCTGGCGACGGATATCGACGAGCACGGCGTGCAAGCGGGCCCGGAACGCATCCGGTCCTCGACGGTGCTCTGGGCGGCGGGCGTACGGGGCGTTGAAGTTGCGGTTGCCGCGCCCACACGTGGCGTTGAACTGGATGGGCAGCATGAGCAGGACGGCATCGAGACGGACCGCGGGGGACGTGTTATCGTCAACGAAGACCTGAGCATCCCGGGACACCCGACCGTGTTCGTTGCGGGCGACCAGGCCTGCTTTACCCACCAGACCGGCAGCCCACTTCCCGGTACGGCGCCCGTGGCGATCCAGCAGGGACGTTACGTGGCGAGGCTGATCTGCCGCGAGCTGGCCGGTAAACCGCGCGAGACCTTCCGGTTCGTCGACCGGGGCCAGATGGCGACCATCGGCCGCAGCCGCGCCGTGGCGGAAATCGGCAGGCTCAGGTTCTCCGGCTGGTTCGCGTGGGTCACCTGGCTGGTCGTCCACGTCTACTTCCTCGTGGGTTTCAAGAACCGATTGCTCGTCTTGCTGCACTGGGCCTGGTCCTATGTGACGTTCCGGCGCGGCGCGCGCCTTATCGTCGAACGCGAGTGGCGATTCGGCGGGCTCAATCACGAGACAAGATCTGCAAAGGACGAATGA
- a CDS encoding chromosome partitioning protein ParB, with protein sequence MRRPRQTHSTERDGKRYIWYTERLWKLAKDLPEYDVDVESFAELDRDCWFGESKTPTIREIAAHCRRINETDPRNPVIINDNGRLMDGGHRLARALLEGRKTVKAVRFAEMPEPDEVEEL encoded by the coding sequence TTGCGGAGACCCAGGCAAACCCATTCGACCGAACGCGACGGCAAGCGATACATCTGGTACACCGAACGCTTATGGAAACTGGCGAAGGATCTTCCGGAATACGATGTAGACGTGGAGAGTTTTGCGGAGTTGGACCGCGACTGCTGGTTCGGTGAGAGCAAGACGCCGACGATCCGGGAGATTGCCGCGCACTGCAGGCGGATTAATGAGACCGATCCGCGCAACCCCGTGATCATAAACGACAACGGACGACTGATGGACGGCGGTCACCGACTGGCGCGGGCCCTACTCGAAGGACGAAAGACGGTGAAAGCAGTGCGCTTTGCGGAGATGCCGGAGCCGGACGAGGTGGAGGAGTTGTGA